One genomic region from Streptomyces sp. Li-HN-5-11 encodes:
- a CDS encoding phage holin family protein: protein MTGTMEARPVRDRHHPAGGHAVGERPVGELVHQATEQLSLLVRQEVALAKEELAAKGRRVGRGGGLMGAAGAVAYVGLIVLAGAATAALSLVLPVWAAALIVTGVLFATAAVLAALGRAQLRRAAPPTPEETLVSVKADVEEIRERAHHR, encoded by the coding sequence GTGACCGGGACCATGGAAGCCAGGCCTGTGCGCGACCGGCACCACCCGGCGGGCGGTCACGCGGTGGGCGAACGTCCGGTGGGCGAACTCGTCCACCAGGCCACTGAACAGCTCTCCCTGCTCGTACGGCAGGAAGTGGCCCTCGCCAAGGAGGAGCTGGCCGCCAAGGGGCGGCGGGTGGGGCGTGGCGGTGGGCTGATGGGTGCGGCGGGCGCCGTCGCCTACGTCGGACTGATCGTGCTGGCGGGTGCGGCCACCGCCGCGCTCTCGCTGGTCCTGCCCGTGTGGGCCGCGGCGCTCATAGTGACGGGCGTGCTGTTCGCGACAGCGGCCGTGCTGGCGGCGCTCGGCCGTGCTCAGCTGCGCCGCGCGGCACCACCCACACCGGAGGAGACGCTCGTCAGCGTCAAGGCGGACGTCGAGGAGATCAGGGAAAGGGCGCACCACCGATGA
- the dapA gene encoding 4-hydroxy-tetrahydrodipicolinate synthase, whose product MTTNRTPASPFGRALCAMVTPFTASEALDLDGAQRLADRLVSQGCEGLVLNGTTGESPTTTDTEKADLVRAVREAVGERAAIVAGVGTADTRHTVRLALDAEKAGADAVLVVTPYYSRPPQDAVEAHFRTVADASGLPVMLYDIPGRTGTRIEPGTMLRLAEHPRIVAVKDCSYDFLGAQKVMARTELAFYAGCDEHALALYAVGGAGCVSTVANAVPRRLRAVLDAFDAGDTARAARLQQQATELIELAMCSSLPGTVTVKGLLGALGLPSGPVRAPLRPADHETVEELSAAYERLVSYD is encoded by the coding sequence ATGACGACAAACAGGACCCCCGCTTCTCCCTTCGGCCGCGCCCTGTGCGCCATGGTCACGCCCTTCACCGCGTCGGAGGCGCTCGATCTCGACGGCGCCCAGCGGCTCGCCGACCGGCTGGTGTCGCAGGGATGCGAGGGCCTCGTTCTCAACGGCACGACGGGCGAGTCGCCGACCACGACGGACACCGAGAAGGCGGACCTCGTCCGGGCCGTCCGCGAGGCGGTCGGAGAGCGTGCCGCGATCGTCGCGGGGGTGGGCACCGCCGACACCCGGCACACGGTCCGGCTGGCGCTGGACGCCGAGAAGGCGGGCGCCGACGCCGTCCTGGTGGTGACGCCGTACTACAGCAGGCCGCCCCAGGACGCCGTCGAGGCGCACTTCCGTACGGTCGCGGACGCGTCCGGGCTGCCGGTGATGCTGTACGACATCCCCGGCCGCACCGGCACCCGCATCGAGCCCGGCACGATGCTCCGCCTCGCCGAACACCCGCGGATCGTCGCGGTCAAGGACTGCTCCTACGACTTCCTCGGCGCCCAGAAGGTGATGGCCCGCACGGAGCTGGCGTTCTACGCGGGCTGCGACGAACACGCCCTCGCGCTGTACGCGGTGGGCGGCGCGGGCTGTGTCAGCACGGTCGCGAACGCCGTCCCCCGGCGACTGCGCGCCGTCCTGGACGCGTTCGACGCGGGCGACACCGCACGGGCGGCCCGACTGCAGCAACAGGCCACAGAACTCATCGAGTTGGCGATGTGCTCCAGCCTGCCCGGCACGGTCACCGTCAAGGGGCTGCTGGGAGCGCTGGGCCTGCCGTCCGGCCCGGTCCGCGCACCGCTGCGGCCCGCGGACCACGAGACGGTCGAGGAGCTGTCGGCGGCCTATGAGCGGCTGGTGTCGTACGACTGA